The proteins below come from a single Gossypium raimondii isolate GPD5lz chromosome 2, ASM2569854v1, whole genome shotgun sequence genomic window:
- the LOC105787587 gene encoding protein JINGUBANG: MLRFHCLPSFFILLHLGVTLFYGLPFRWIIYLGFVTSLFCMESIRVKKRGAFNVLFEETGSVVSRKLAKIKCSIAGEEEVKDSKGSSPTTSCDDNGGGSRLTNCNDYFSLGSSPSGDSTPSSYVNSPWSTTALVVYDSSIDDESTCSKELIGSLVREEGHVYSLAVIGDLLYTGSDSKNIRVWMKQKEFSWFKSRGGLVKAIVVVGNKIFTGHRDGKIRVWKVSTKMDNNGVHKRVGSLPTIRDYIKAAIQPRRYFETEPCRRDVWLRHTDAVSCLSFNEDKTLLYSASWDKTFKVWRVSDWKCLESVQAHDDAVNSIVVGCDGLVFTGSADGTVKVWRRELEGKGTMHLLSQTLLKQDCAITALAVSPASKFVYCGSSDGLVNYWECENHFSHGGAFRGHKLAVLCLVTAGNLVISGSADKSISIWKRTAGNEHRWLSTLKGHKGPIKCLAIEKDQESTENEWILYSGSLDKSVKIWRVSEEEQSIQSSNEIDSSDDKRTPTSSSSST, encoded by the coding sequence ATGCTGCGTTTCCATTGCCTCCCCTCGTTTTTTATTCTCCTTCATTTAGGTGTAActttattttatggtttaccCTTTCGTTGGATCATCTACCTTGGTTTCGTTACCTCCTTGTTTTGCATGGAATCCATTAGGGTTAAAAAAAGGGGTGCTTTCAACGTTTTATTTGAAGAAACAGGCTCCGTCGTCAGCCGGAAACTGGCGAAAATAAAATGTTCCATCGCCGGCGAAGAGGAGGTTAAAGATTCAAAGGGTAGTTCACCAACGACGTCGTGTGATGATAATGGTGGTGGTTCGCGTTTAACGAATTGTAATGATTATTTTTCATTGGGGAGCTCTCCTTCGGGTGATTCAACGCCATCTTCGTACGTGAATTCGCCGTGGTCAACGACGGCTTTGGTGGTCTACGATTCGTCGATAGATGATGAATCGACCTGTTCTAAGGAGTTGATTGGGTCATTAGTACGTGAAGAAGGACATGTTTATTCATTGGCTGTTATAGGGGACTTGTTATATACAGGTTCTGATAGTAAAAACATACGTGTTTGGATGAAACAAAAGGAATTTTCATGGTTTAAATCACGTGGTGGATTGGTTAAAGCGATTGTCGTCGTCGGGAATAAGATATTTACGGGTCATCGAGACGGGAAAATTCGAGTCTGGAAAGTTTCGACTAAGATGGATAATAATGGAGTACATAAACGAGTTGGGTCGTTACCGACGATTAGAGATTATATAAAAGCCGCGATTCAACCAAGACGGTACTTCGAAACGGAGCCTTGTCGTCGTGATGTTTGGTTAAGACATACGGATGCAGTGTCGTGTTTGAGTTTTAACGAAGATAAAACATTGTTGTACTCTGCTTCTTGGGATAAAACGTTTAAAGTGTGGCGTGTTTCGGATTGGAAATGTTTGGAATCGGTTCAAGCACATGACGATGCGGTGAACTCGATCGTTGTCGGGTGTGATGGTTTGGTGTTTACCGGTTCGGCGGATGGGACGGTGAAGGTATGGCGACGAGAATTGGAAGGGAAAGGGACAATGCATTTATTGTCTCAAACATTGTTGAAACAGGATTGTGCTATTACAGCATTGGCTGTAAGCCCTGCTTCTAAGTTTGTTTATTGTGGTTCTTCCGATGGGTTGGTTAATTACTGGGAATGTGAGAATCATTTTTCTCATGGTGGTGCTTTTAGAGGACATAAATTGGCTGTTCTTTGTTTGGTAACGGCGGGGAATCTCGTGATTAGCGGATCGGCAGATAAATCGATATCGATATGGAAAAGAACGGCAGGGAACGAGCATCGTTGGTTGTCGACGTTGAAAGGTCATAAGGGTCCAATTAAGTGTTTGGCGATCGAAAAGGATCAAGAATCGACTGAAAATGAGTGGATTCTTTACAGTGGTAGCCTAGATAAGTCGGTGAAGATTTGGCGGGTATCAGAGGAAGAACAGTCGATTCAAAGCTCGAATGAGATTGATTCATCGGACGACAAACGTACGCCgacctcatcatcatcatcgacTTAA
- the LOC105787584 gene encoding extra-large guanine nucleotide-binding protein 1 isoform X1: protein MPPPKEVAGFPSKENDEDQQYSFAVEYTGPPVTYDIPRAVPINVEKIPVAAVVSKVPLSNTELHIPVVPPILAPDRNKFSKELLLQPTVSPTSVIAFEERVSEDTNNCLLSGELSSYESGELAELIINNDSSSRGLAAVCSVSNEHSSKIDSCDSFDKSRGSSSRARISNDDDLNQADWGSNESVLSLDYPSSRVSSLKTGDCNNESNGDVRRPQVVTFRDIESEDGLDEDFSQDEVQAQVVRVKREPQTKGKKGSCYRCFKGNRFTEKEVCIVCDAKYCSNCVLRAMGSMPEGRKCVTCIGFPIDELKRGGLGKCSRMLKRLLNDLEVRQIMKAEKFCEANQLPPEYIFVNGQALSYEELAILQSCPNPPKKLKPGNYWYDKVSGLWGKEGQKPSKIISPHLNVGGSLRPDASNGNTQVFINGREITKVELRMLQLAGVQVAGNPHFWVNEDGSYQEEGQRNTKGYIWGKAGTKLVCAVLSLPVPSKSSNSCEEQLKSMTSRSVPDYLEQRTLQKILLVGSTGSGSSTIFKQAKILYKDVPFSEDERENIKLTIQTNVYGYLGILLEGRERFEEESLAEMRKRISSKETEPEAGSSDGSDSKTIYSIGPRLKSFSDWLLKTMVSGNLEAIFPAATREYAPLVEELWKHAAIQETYNRRNELEMLPSVASYYLERVDEILKTDYEPSDLDILYAEGVTSSNGLACVDFSFPQSSPDENIDTAEQHDSLLRYQLIRVQARGFGENCKWLEMFEDVGMVIFCVSLSDYDQYSADGTNKMLLSKKFFETIVTHPTFEQMDFLLILNKFDIFEEKVERVPLTRCEWFDDFHPLISRHRTNTNSNSINNNPTLGQLGFHYVAVKFKRLYSSLTGRKLYVSHVKGLEPNSVDAALKFAREILKWDEERINFSLSEHSFYSTEASSFSH, encoded by the exons ATGCCACCACCCAAGGAGGTTGCTGGTTTTCCAAgcaaagaaaatgatgaagacCAACAGTATTCTTTTGCGGTGGAGTATACCGGTCCTCCGGTGACGTACGATATTCCACGGGCTGTTCCGATCAACGTCGAGAAAATCCCAGTTGCGGCTGTTGTTTCTAAGGTACCCCTTTCGAATACTGAACTACATATACCGGTTGTGCCTCCAATTTTAGCACCGGATCGTAACAAGTTTTCTAAAGAATTGCTTCTTCAACCTACTGTTTCACCAACTTCGGTTATTGCTTTTGAAGAAAGGGTTTCTGAGGATACGAATAATTGTTTGTTATCTGGGGAGTTGAGTAGCTATGAGTCTGGGGAGTTAGCTGAATTGATTATTAATAATGATAGTTCTTCGAGGGGATTAGCAGCGGTTTGTTCTGTTAGTAATGAACATTCGAGTAAGATTGATTCTTGTGATAGCTTTGATAAATCAAGGGGAAGTTCGTCACGAGCTAGGATATCAAATGATGATGATTTGAATCAAGCTGATTGGGGTTCTAACGAGTCTGTTTTGAGTTTGGATTACCCGTCTTCGCGTGTTTCATCGCTTAAGACAGGGGATTGTAATAATGAGTCAAATGGTGATGTTAGGAGGCCTCAGGTTGTTACTTTTCGAGATATTGAATCGGAAGATGGACTCGATGAGGACTTTAGTCAAGATGAGGTGCAAGCTCAGGTTGTTAGAGTTAAAAGAGAGCCGCAAACAAAAGGGAAGAAAGGGTCGTGTTATCGATGTTTTAAAGGGAATAGGTTTACCGAGAAGGAGGTTTGTATTGTTTGTGATGCCAAGTATTGTAGTAATTGTGTGCTTAGAGCTATGGGGTCTATGCCTGAAGGAAGGAAATGTGTTACTTGTATTGGATTTCCAATTGATGAGTTGAAACGTGGAGGCTTGGGAAAGTGTTCTCGAATGCTTAAACGTTTGCTTAATGATTTGGAGGTAAGACAGATAATGAAGGCTGAAAAGTTTTGTGAAGCAAATCAGCTGCCCCCTGAGTATATTTTTGTGAATGGTCAAGCTCTTTCGTATGAGGAGCTAGCTATATTGCAGAGTTGCCCTAACCCACCCAAGAAGCTAAAGCCCGGAAACTATTGGTATGATAAAGTATCTGGTCTTTGGGGAAAG GAGGGACAGAAACCTTCGAAGATAATTAGTCCCCATCTAAATGTTGGTGGTTCTCTCAGGCCAGATGCTAGCAATGGAAACACACAAGTTTTCATAAATGGACGAGAAATCACAAAAGTTGAACTTCGGATGTTGCAG TTGGCAGGGGTTCAAGTTGCAGGCAACCCACATTTTTGGGTGAATGAGGACGGGTCATACCAAGAAGAGGGACAAAGAAATACGAAAGGATATATATGGGGAAAG GCTGGAACAAAGCTTGTCTGTGCTGTATTGTCACTGCCTGTTCCTTCTAAATCTTCTAATTCTTGTGAGGAGCAACTGAAAAGCATGACCAGCAGATCTGTTCCTGACTATCTTGAGCAGCGCACATTACAGAAAATTCTGTTGGTTGGATCTACTGGATCTGGGTCAAGTACCATATTTAAGCAG GCAAAGATTCTTTATAAAGATGTACCATTCTCAGAGGATGAGCgagaaaatattaagttgacTATCCAAACCAATGTGTATGGTTATCTTGGCATCCTTCTTGAGGGCCGTGAACGTTTTGAGGAAGAGAGTTTGGCTGAAATGAGGAAAAGGATAAGTTCCAAGGAAACTGAACCTGAAG CAGGTAGTAGTGATGGTTCTGACAGCAAAACTATCTATTCCATTGGCCCGAGGCTCAAATCATTCTCTGACTGGCTTCTGAAGACTATGGTGTCGGGCAATTTAGAAGCCATTTTTCCAGCTGCTACTCGTGAATATGCTCCATTAGTTGAGGAGCTGTGGAAGCATGCAGCCATTCAGGAAACCTACAACAGGagaaatgaattggaaatgttACCCAGTGTTGCTAGTTATTACCTCGAGCGG GTTGATGAGATATTGAAAACGGACTATGAACCTTCTGATTTAGATATCCTCTATGCTGAAGGTGTTACTTCTTCCAATGGTCTTGCCTGTGTCGACTTTTCTTTTCCCCAATCTTCACCCGATGAAAATATCGACACTGCCGAACAGCATGATTCATTGCTCAG GTACCAATTAATTAGAGTGCAAGCAAGAGGCTTTGGAGAAAATTGCAAGTGGCTAGAGATGTTTGAAGATGTTGGGATGGTCATCTTCTGTGTTTCATTGAGTGACTATGACCAGTACTCTGCTGATGGGACTAATAAGATGCTACTGAGCAAGAAATTCTTTGAAACCATTGTTACTCATCCAACATTTGAGCAGATGGACTTCCTTTTAATACTAAACAAGTTTGATATATTCGAGGAAAAGGTAGAACGGGTACCATTGACTCGATGCGAGTGGTTTGATGATTTTCATCCCCTGATCAGTCGTCATCGTACAAATACAAATAgcaacagcattaataataaccCTACCCTGGGACAATTAGGTTTCCATTATGTTGCTGTCAAGTTCAAGAGACTTTATTCTTCACTCACCGGCCGGAAGTTGTATGTTTCACACGTGAAGGGACTGGAACCCAACAGTGTTGATGCCGCACTTAAATTTGCAAGGGAGATTCTAAAATGGGATGAAGAGAGAATCAACTTCAGCTTAAGTGAACACTCATTTTATAGCACCGAAGCAAGTTCCTTCTCTCATTGA
- the LOC105787584 gene encoding extra-large guanine nucleotide-binding protein 1 isoform X2, producing MPPPKEVAGFPSKENDEDQQYSFAVEYTGPPVTYDIPRAVPINVEKIPVAAVVSKVPLSNTELHIPVVPPILAPDRNKFSKELLLQPTVSPTSVIAFEERVSEDTNNCLLSGELSSYESGELAELIINNDSSSRGLAAVCSVSNEHSSKIDSCDSFDKSRGSSSRARISNDDDLNQADWGSNESVLSLDYPSSRVSSLKTGDCNNESNGDVRRPQVVTFRDIESEDGLDEDFSQDEVQAQVVRVKREPQTKGKKGSCYRCFKGNRFTEKEVCIVCDAKYCSNCVLRAMGSMPEGRKCVTCIGFPIDELKRGGLGKCSRMLKRLLNDLEVRQIMKAEKFCEANQLPPEYIFVNGQALSYEELAILQSCPNPPKKLKPGNYWYDKVSGLWGKEGQKPSKIISPHLNVGGSLRPDASNGNTQVFINGREITKVELRMLQLAGVQVAGNPHFWVNEDGSYQEEGQRNTKGYIWGKAGTKLVCAVLSLPVPSKSSNSCEEQLKSMTSRSVPDYLEQRTLQKILLVGSTGSGSSTIFKQAKILYKDVPFSEDERENIKLTIQTNVYGYLGILLEGRERFEEESLAEMRKRISSKETEPEGSSDGSDSKTIYSIGPRLKSFSDWLLKTMVSGNLEAIFPAATREYAPLVEELWKHAAIQETYNRRNELEMLPSVASYYLERVDEILKTDYEPSDLDILYAEGVTSSNGLACVDFSFPQSSPDENIDTAEQHDSLLRYQLIRVQARGFGENCKWLEMFEDVGMVIFCVSLSDYDQYSADGTNKMLLSKKFFETIVTHPTFEQMDFLLILNKFDIFEEKVERVPLTRCEWFDDFHPLISRHRTNTNSNSINNNPTLGQLGFHYVAVKFKRLYSSLTGRKLYVSHVKGLEPNSVDAALKFAREILKWDEERINFSLSEHSFYSTEASSFSH from the exons ATGCCACCACCCAAGGAGGTTGCTGGTTTTCCAAgcaaagaaaatgatgaagacCAACAGTATTCTTTTGCGGTGGAGTATACCGGTCCTCCGGTGACGTACGATATTCCACGGGCTGTTCCGATCAACGTCGAGAAAATCCCAGTTGCGGCTGTTGTTTCTAAGGTACCCCTTTCGAATACTGAACTACATATACCGGTTGTGCCTCCAATTTTAGCACCGGATCGTAACAAGTTTTCTAAAGAATTGCTTCTTCAACCTACTGTTTCACCAACTTCGGTTATTGCTTTTGAAGAAAGGGTTTCTGAGGATACGAATAATTGTTTGTTATCTGGGGAGTTGAGTAGCTATGAGTCTGGGGAGTTAGCTGAATTGATTATTAATAATGATAGTTCTTCGAGGGGATTAGCAGCGGTTTGTTCTGTTAGTAATGAACATTCGAGTAAGATTGATTCTTGTGATAGCTTTGATAAATCAAGGGGAAGTTCGTCACGAGCTAGGATATCAAATGATGATGATTTGAATCAAGCTGATTGGGGTTCTAACGAGTCTGTTTTGAGTTTGGATTACCCGTCTTCGCGTGTTTCATCGCTTAAGACAGGGGATTGTAATAATGAGTCAAATGGTGATGTTAGGAGGCCTCAGGTTGTTACTTTTCGAGATATTGAATCGGAAGATGGACTCGATGAGGACTTTAGTCAAGATGAGGTGCAAGCTCAGGTTGTTAGAGTTAAAAGAGAGCCGCAAACAAAAGGGAAGAAAGGGTCGTGTTATCGATGTTTTAAAGGGAATAGGTTTACCGAGAAGGAGGTTTGTATTGTTTGTGATGCCAAGTATTGTAGTAATTGTGTGCTTAGAGCTATGGGGTCTATGCCTGAAGGAAGGAAATGTGTTACTTGTATTGGATTTCCAATTGATGAGTTGAAACGTGGAGGCTTGGGAAAGTGTTCTCGAATGCTTAAACGTTTGCTTAATGATTTGGAGGTAAGACAGATAATGAAGGCTGAAAAGTTTTGTGAAGCAAATCAGCTGCCCCCTGAGTATATTTTTGTGAATGGTCAAGCTCTTTCGTATGAGGAGCTAGCTATATTGCAGAGTTGCCCTAACCCACCCAAGAAGCTAAAGCCCGGAAACTATTGGTATGATAAAGTATCTGGTCTTTGGGGAAAG GAGGGACAGAAACCTTCGAAGATAATTAGTCCCCATCTAAATGTTGGTGGTTCTCTCAGGCCAGATGCTAGCAATGGAAACACACAAGTTTTCATAAATGGACGAGAAATCACAAAAGTTGAACTTCGGATGTTGCAG TTGGCAGGGGTTCAAGTTGCAGGCAACCCACATTTTTGGGTGAATGAGGACGGGTCATACCAAGAAGAGGGACAAAGAAATACGAAAGGATATATATGGGGAAAG GCTGGAACAAAGCTTGTCTGTGCTGTATTGTCACTGCCTGTTCCTTCTAAATCTTCTAATTCTTGTGAGGAGCAACTGAAAAGCATGACCAGCAGATCTGTTCCTGACTATCTTGAGCAGCGCACATTACAGAAAATTCTGTTGGTTGGATCTACTGGATCTGGGTCAAGTACCATATTTAAGCAG GCAAAGATTCTTTATAAAGATGTACCATTCTCAGAGGATGAGCgagaaaatattaagttgacTATCCAAACCAATGTGTATGGTTATCTTGGCATCCTTCTTGAGGGCCGTGAACGTTTTGAGGAAGAGAGTTTGGCTGAAATGAGGAAAAGGATAAGTTCCAAGGAAACTGAACCTGAAG GTAGTAGTGATGGTTCTGACAGCAAAACTATCTATTCCATTGGCCCGAGGCTCAAATCATTCTCTGACTGGCTTCTGAAGACTATGGTGTCGGGCAATTTAGAAGCCATTTTTCCAGCTGCTACTCGTGAATATGCTCCATTAGTTGAGGAGCTGTGGAAGCATGCAGCCATTCAGGAAACCTACAACAGGagaaatgaattggaaatgttACCCAGTGTTGCTAGTTATTACCTCGAGCGG GTTGATGAGATATTGAAAACGGACTATGAACCTTCTGATTTAGATATCCTCTATGCTGAAGGTGTTACTTCTTCCAATGGTCTTGCCTGTGTCGACTTTTCTTTTCCCCAATCTTCACCCGATGAAAATATCGACACTGCCGAACAGCATGATTCATTGCTCAG GTACCAATTAATTAGAGTGCAAGCAAGAGGCTTTGGAGAAAATTGCAAGTGGCTAGAGATGTTTGAAGATGTTGGGATGGTCATCTTCTGTGTTTCATTGAGTGACTATGACCAGTACTCTGCTGATGGGACTAATAAGATGCTACTGAGCAAGAAATTCTTTGAAACCATTGTTACTCATCCAACATTTGAGCAGATGGACTTCCTTTTAATACTAAACAAGTTTGATATATTCGAGGAAAAGGTAGAACGGGTACCATTGACTCGATGCGAGTGGTTTGATGATTTTCATCCCCTGATCAGTCGTCATCGTACAAATACAAATAgcaacagcattaataataaccCTACCCTGGGACAATTAGGTTTCCATTATGTTGCTGTCAAGTTCAAGAGACTTTATTCTTCACTCACCGGCCGGAAGTTGTATGTTTCACACGTGAAGGGACTGGAACCCAACAGTGTTGATGCCGCACTTAAATTTGCAAGGGAGATTCTAAAATGGGATGAAGAGAGAATCAACTTCAGCTTAAGTGAACACTCATTTTATAGCACCGAAGCAAGTTCCTTCTCTCATTGA
- the LOC105787583 gene encoding uncharacterized protein LOC105787583, with amino-acid sequence MSEREEDYDSDAPEEFSNQQGIKQDENIRKIQKENRARVRREGKERRRLWAQRKTPRQSTKVEKVQEDVETETDEESQAKKGLLPTNIVEMLSSREKQVFLSDSEDEKAEVNPIPRKKKKKNSGVEPVILNDIPPPQCLQSSLEFLKKRNMQVPRSSLVLKNSNQVLRLSCAISTSGLRESCKRL; translated from the exons ATGTCGGAAAGAGAAGAAGATTACGATTCTGATGCACCTGAAGAATTTTCAAACCAGCag GGAATAAAGCAAGATGAGAACATAAGAAAAATCCAGAAAGAAAACAGGGCCAG gGTTCGTCGTGAGGGAAAAGAACGTCGAAGGCTTTGGGCTCAGAGGAAAACACCCCGTCAATCTACAAAGGTTGAAAAGGTCCAAGAAGATGTAGAAACCGAAACTGATGAGGAATCTCAGGCTAAGAAGGGGTTGCTTCCTACCAACATCGTTGAAATGCTTTCGTCTCGTGAAAA ACAAGTTTTCTTATCCGACTCCGAGGATGAGAAGGCTGAGGTAAATCCAATTccgagaaagaaaaagaagaaaaactcaGG GGTAGAACCCGTTATTTTGAATGACATACCACCTCCTCAATGCTTACAAAGCTCCTTGGAGTTCTTGAAGAAAAGGAATATGCAGGTTCCAAGATCATCTTTGGTTTTAAAGAACTCTAACCAAGTACTCCGCCTTAGTTGTGCCATATCAACTTCTGGGTTACGTGAAAGTTGTAAAAGACTGTAA